AGGTTGAAATCAATCCTATCCGTAAGGTGTTCAACGAGTCAGATGTTCTCCTTTGTTGGTACCATGTAACCCAAGTAAGTACTAAGTTAAGATTGAATggagactgctttgatttgatttgatttgctcATTTTGCAATATAAATCTATTATTGTTGTGCTGAAATTTCAATCCAAaacaacagttaaaatatttggTAACTGGATGACACATAAGGTTTAGTGAGAATATACAGTATGAATGGCCTAAAAGTGAAGTTAATTTTGTTGTAAATCTTAAACAGTCATTTGTAACTTAGAAtagaagaatagaatagaatgagacatttatatagcactttcataTGTACTACTGTacacccaaagcgctttacaatcatATCAGGGGATCTCTCCTCAACCATCACCAGTGTGCAGTATCCACTTGGATGATGCGACAGCAGCCACAGTACAATGGCGCCAGTGcgctcaccacacaccagctataggtggagagaggagagagagtgatAGAGCCAATTCAATGTAAGtggattattaggaggccatgattggTAAGGACCAATGGGTGGAATGGTGCAAGACTTCTTGTTGTTCGCTTCCAGTTATTTGTTGGCCAATTTGCCATCAATTGATCACAATAATACTAGCCAAATGCATTGATTAGATTAATTGAAGGTCTCaccagtttaaataaataattttatatttcccCACCATTTATCACACACAGGCAGTAACACGTTGGCTGTCAAGATCTGAATCTGGTGTGAGTGGACTTGAAAAGGCAGATTCGAGAGCGCACATTATGCAGTTAATGTCGGAGCTGAAATCCTGTTCCACGGTGTGttgcttttcatttgttttatagtGCAATTATAGCTTgtagtgtgacttttttttttttttcaatggtagCAAGCTATGTATATGTGGTCATGTACCTTGCAGTATCtacaaaatgttattattttaacagAATAAGAGGGAAAGAATGGAAAAGCATAGCGCCAAACAGTAGTcaacaaacagataaataaacaACTTGCAGTGCGTTGAtccaagaaaacaaaaaaataggaTAAAAGATTTGCCACACTTTATTTGTGACCCCTGGACCATGAAATCCTGTAAGCTTTTTGGCTAGTTTTCGTGCAAGGTGCGCACAACGTTTTCAGATTCAACCCTTCATCAGTGCCTTGTGTATCCATGCCTATACCTGCAGTCATTTATAAGCTTATTATGTAATCAATGTAATATACTGGAATCTGACTCTAACAACATAAATACACGCGTCACATGATTGGACATTGAAGTATAAAGGTTACATGATTCTCATTATGTATCTCGCTGTATAAATTAACAGATAAACatagataaaacatcacaatcacTCAAAATTTATAGAAAACAATTAAATAGTCAATTCCTCATTCATGCCCAGAGGATATAGATATTTCCATTTGCACTACCTCTGTAAAAGTTTCCGTTCCATATTACCAGCCCTGCGTGACCCTGTTATGTGCACTATAACTACGAAATTTAATTCCGAGATTTAATGGGATAtcttatataacaaaataagattctttatgaataataaaaaaatatttttttattttagttctgtcctgaataagatatttcacataacagaTATTTGCATATAGTCCTCAACTCAAAATAATAGCTAaatttataatcatttataataatgaccctgttcaaaagtttacataagtacccttgcattttttatgttataataTACAAACATTAATTATTACCTTTCATATAGGCCTAAATGACTTTAGTATAATCAATCACTAACATGACATTCCCAGCACACTAAGTGCACACACTAGGGTTGAGGTCTATGTCGAGGATTACCTTTATGACCTATAAATTCAGTTCTTATAGTGATAACACAAAACAACATGATTTTGTTTGTCCATTTTTACAGGAACATGAATTCAAGAAAAAAGCTGAGATGTTTCATTGCCAGTTTAAGAACTTAAAAGATGTCTGCAAGTACTTTAGGAACCACTGGGAGCCAATTGGTCCTCTGTGGTCTAACTTCGGAAGATGTTATAAGCATGGAGACTCTGAAACAAACAATCTAATAGAACggtatacatttttatgcatgttCACTTAATGATAATCAACATAACTGAAAGTTAGCATGGTGTTTTGAGTATCTTTTAGTTTGTTAAAGAGTACATTGTAATTGTTTCAACCTGTTGCTGCTCCTCATTCAACAAACTGATctctctgcttttatttccttgtaGCTTCTTCCACCGTTTAAAATACCAATTCCTCTGTGGCATCCGGAATCGTAGATTGGATCATTTGATTGATGTGCTATTGAACAAGACTGATAAGTACTTCAACATAATACAGGATTTGCAGTCTGCTGGGAGAgtctttaaccctctggaatGTAAAATGGAAGAAATAAAGAAGTCTGCTCAGAGGATGCTAGACAACGGTTGGGCCACAGCAGTTACTGCAGCTTCAACagaaacatacatatacaatgtGCCATCTGAAAATAATCCACATGTAGTTTACTGTGTATGCCCTGCAGAGCAGTTCTGCAGTTGTCTTGCTGGTACAAGGGGACGTACATGTAAGCATCTCATTTTATTAAGTCTTCTCACTTGTGGTGATTGTGAAACCTTTCCAGATATGGACACACAACTGCAAGCCCATGCCAAGAACTTGATTCAAAATAATAAGTATAGCATTTCTACAGAGCCTAAAAGAACACTAGAGGTTGAAAGCTTATTTGGAAGAGCAGTATCAAAACCATGTATAGTGGCGAATGTATGTGACTGCTGTACTTTCTCATATCATACAAAATGTGCTTGTCTACTACTTGCAAAGGGACTTTTAAATGAGATGAGTGAGACAACATCAAAAAATGCAATTAACACTTCAGTGGAGCCTATACAGGATAAAATTGCAGATGAAGATAGGCGTAGTATAACTATCAGGAAACTGGAAAGCATACTGAAGACTCTACAGACATGGGAGAAAATTCCTGAGGACATTGCCCATAAAGTCAATGAACTAGAAGTGCAAACAAAGGAagaaaatataaactttaaaagaTTTGTGCGACTTTGTGATGAGGACAAGTCACGGAAAATACGGCCACTATttgcaaacagaaaaagaaagactGACAGAAACACTGCCTCAGAGATGAGGACAGATGTCACATCAAGTTTTCCTATTAAATCAAGAAGAAAACGCAGAGCAATCAGTGGTCCAAAAAGATAATACAAATAAGGTTTGAAAAGTACTTTTTATTCAAATGCAGTTTTGCCATTTTAACAAACATTGTACTTGTTCTCCACTATAGTCCTTTATACGAGTCCTCCAGTAAAAGTTACTATAAAACAATTGACTATGAAAATAAAAGCCTTGTCAAATATCAGATAAAGAAATTGAACTTTCCTTTTTTGTTTAGAAATAATCTGATAGCAGCCACGTATGCAGGAACATGGGTACTGTTCATTTCAAGGAGTCCtctaaaaaggaaaagaaaacctCAGCTGCTGTAGGCCCAAAGCGGTGGGTGGCCAAATCCAGCTCAGATTCAGGACCAAGGTTTTCCACATTACTTTTCATTTGTTCAATGGTCCTCCTGCAAatcaattaaaatgttcatgttactACCTGGGATTGTTATTTTGTTGCACCATAGCCAAAGATCCACATTGTTAAAAGCCCTATATAAATGAAGGAAGGTGACCTAGACTTGATCATATGGAATTGCAATACGCATGACATCATTCTCTTGTTGATTAATTGGCCTCTTGATACAGGGACTAAACAGCAGGCTGAAAAAGTTTGTACAATGGTAATATTAGAAATAAAATGCACATTAGGCCAATTAAGTTTAACAAAGGGCAAAAACATTGAATTTTCTGTCAACAGAACAAACAGTTCTAGAACGTCAATGCACCCTACATTTGTACtttaagatgaaaataaaataaaataaatctgtccTGATCCA
The sequence above is a segment of the Carassius carassius chromosome 9, fCarCar2.1, whole genome shotgun sequence genome. Coding sequences within it:
- the LOC132148752 gene encoding uncharacterized protein LOC132148752, yielding MVDKDQVEINPIRKVFNESDVLLCWYHVTQAVTRWLSRSESGVSGLEKADSRAHIMQLMSELKSCSTEHEFKKKAEMFHCQFKNLKDVCKYFRNHWEPIGPLWSNFGRCYKHGDSETNNLIERFFHRLKYQFLCGIRNRRLDHLIDVLLNKTDKYFNIIQDLQSAGRVFNPLECKMEEIKKSAQRMLDNVLQLSCWYKGTYM